AAGGAGGACAAGAGGAAAGTTCACTGGATGTCGTGGGAGAATATGACAAAGCCTAAGAGAGCAGGAGGCATAGGGTTCCGTGATATGCACCTCTTCAACCAAGCCTTACTGGCCAGGCAAGGGTGGAGATTAATCCAAAACCCGAATAGCCTGTGTGCAAGGGTCCTCAAGTCAAAATATTTTCCTAACGGGAACATACTTGATACTGTCTTTGCTTCGGATGTATCTCCTGCGTGGAGAGGTATTGAGTTTGGGCTGGAATTACTTAAGAAGGGACTTATTTGGCGAGTTGGAAATGGTAGAAAGATTCAAATAACGAGGGACCAATGGATACTAAGAAAGGAAGGCTTGAAAGCGGCCTCCTTTGTGAGAAGAACAAGGCTCAGATGGGTCAATCAAGTCATTGATGAAGAGACTAAAGAATGGAAATATGAGCTGGTGCATCAGATTTTTCATGACTTTGATGTGGAGGACATCTGTAGGATGAGAATCCCAACAACTGAAGTAGAGGATACTGTGGCTTGGCATTATGAGAAAAATGGGATATTCTCGGTGAAGAGTGCATACAAACTTGCAGATTCTTTGAAAAGGAACACCATAGCCGAGGCATCCACTTCAGGGAACGATCCAGAGGATCGCGGAATTTGGGATGCTATCTGGAAAGCGAAGATACCAAATAAGGTGAAATTTTTTGGTTGGAGAGTGGCGACAAAAACCCTTGCCACTGAACAAAATGCTTGCAGGAGAACTATGGCCATTGATAGTGTGTGTGACATATGTGGCACGGCTCCCGAAGATGAATTCCATGCTGTCATTGCGTGTACCAGGAGCAAAGCACTTAGACATGAAATGAGGAGGCATTGGGAGCTGCCAAGGGAAGGTGACATTTGGGATACAGGACCAGATTGGCTACAACTCCTCCTTCTCGCAAACACTGAGGCAGTCAGAAGTAATACACTCCTACTGCTATGGCAGGCTTGGAACCTGAGAAACAACGTTGTCCATGGAGACGGGAAGGAAAGGGTTGCAGGAGCGGTGCTTGCTCTAATCAGGCTGCAAGAGGATCTGGGAATAGCGGAAAGTGGCCAAGGGGATGATAAGAACATAAACAAACTGTCAGTCTTTCCGACGGTGCCCCAGATTTCTGCTCACCCTACACCTGATCACTGGGAGGCCCCCCCCTCTGGGTGTAGCTAAGTTAAATACGGACGCGTCCTTCCTCGCCGACACGGGTGAGGCATGGGGAGGAGCGGTAGCAAGAGACCACCTGGGACGGGTTTTTATGTCAGTTGGAGGAAGACTGAACCAATGTTTTTCGGCAGAGGAGGCCGAAGGTGCAGCAGCTGTCCTGGGGCTCAGTGCCTTTGCTAGAAGATACAATGGACGGCTAATCCTGGAGACGGACTGCAAGAGCATGGGATGCCAAATACAAGATGAGGGAGCAATCAGATCCGCTTGCTACGCAGTTCTGGCAGATGCAAGACGCATACTGTCGACCTTTGCTAGCTGGGAAGTCAGAATCATTGGCAGAAACAAAAACTCATTAGCACATGTGTTGACTGCATCAGCAAGAAGGAACGGCGATTTCAGTCTACTGGCGAACGTCCCGAACGATGCGATTTTTGTAATGCAAAAGGAAGTTGTAACAACTATGGCTTAGTGTCCatggttttctcaaaaaaaaatattACTCTCTCTGATCTGAATTAATTGACACAGCTTTTACATTGTATAGATGTTGCGTCAATTAATTTTGCTCCGAGGgagtagaacatcttatatttgtgacaGAGAGAGTACTATTTAAAAACTCATCAAAATCAGGGAAATTGCAGAATACATCATACCGATGCCATTACAGAAAATATTGCAAGGGAACAAAATCAAACATTTGTATCGTCAATTATGTTCACATTGTTGTTCTAGTAATTATGTCCTTTAACATTTAATTAATGTGCATTTAGACTTAAATTCAGTTAGGTTATTGAAAGTGATTCACTGAATGAGAAATGAAAGATATCAGTTGAGAAAACATTAACCGCTTTCACTATCTTTAATTCATTTTCTTTCCTTCTCCGTACTGCTGGCAGTAATATTGCACTGTGCTACAATAATACTCCATTTGAGAGGGggaggtggagggggaggggcTACTCCCGATTATGAGAGTACTTAAGCAGTACGCTACATTTGTTTTGACTGCTACGTTGTACCCCTACATGTCATATAACAATCAAATTACATAGTACTAGAATTGTCTTGTCATCTTCTAAAATGGAACTCTTTGAGAAGGACAAATGTGATATCAGGACATGTACGAAGGTACGACGGATTGTTTGCATGACCATTTATGTTCATCAGAAAACTTAAATAGGAATGCAGTCTATAAATAACTACACATTTTTTTAGCGTGAGATACTTTCAACAtctggaagaagaagaaaaacactcGATGCGAGGGATATTCCCTCTTTTTGAGGAACAAAAAAAAACATACAACATCTGACAATAGCAAATAATCACATCGTCGATTGTCATACAAATTGTCTGTAAACAACGGACGGCATATCCTTATTCCCTCTTATCCCCTTCACTCTCTTTCACCTCATACATGTTAAAAATATTTCAAAAGAGAGCTAATATTCCATTGTTGTACATGCCATTAACAATGACTATCAATAAAATAGTTTTAAAACCGACATGATATTGGAGGGTATTAGGAGGGTGGTTGTGCAGCAATTCATGTTGACTGTGCGTCTCACCTCTCACTGATGTCGACCTCTGTTTTTGTGATACATGACGTACACATCACTACCAAGCATCTGTGGTGACTTCAAAATCCTCTACCATCATGAGTTTACTAGGCATTCCTATCGATCGGTACGTGTGTTAGTGTGTGTCATGGTGTGTATGTGTGCAGGTCTTATGGGTTGTGTTATTATTTTCTGAGAAAAATGAACTTCATTTTAAGTAACTGAAAAAGTGGAGCAGTTTTGTAGGATTCTAGTCCTATAAAATGTTCTAACATGTTCCCTTTAGAACAAAGGACTGGCTTCCCAAATATGTGCTTCAAAATTGGTGCATGCGTTCTTCAAAATTCAAACTTCCAGTGACAAGTACTCCAACTATATATAGATTATCTGATACGAAATCAGCGCCATACAAAACTCCGACAGTATCAATTTTGTGAGACATACTCTCTTTTTTTCACCTATGGAATTAACTTTTTGTCAAACTTAATTATTACAGTCAGTGATATCAATAagtcagcagctggaatacttcAAGGAATACAAGGAGAGGCTGAAGCAGGCCAAGGGCCAGGCCGTGGCCGACGAGATCATCGCCGAGGCGCTGTACATCTTCAGCATCGGCACAAACGATTTCTTCGTGAACTACTACGTCATGCCTCTCCGGGCCGCCAAGTACACGCCGACGGAGTACGCCACCTACCTGGTCGGCCTGGCCGAAGACGCCGTCCGCCACGCCTACGAGCTCGGCGCGCGCAAGGTCATGCTCAGCGGCATCCCGCCGTTCGGGTGCGTGCCGGCGGCGAGGACGATGAACCGGGATGCGCCGGGGGAGTGCAACGAGGAGTACAACCGGGTGGCGCAGAGCTACAACGCCGGGGTCCGGGACGCCGTGGTGAGGCTCGGCGCCGAGCTCGCCGGCGCGCGGGTGGTGTACCTGGACGTGTACGACGTGCCGTCCGCCATCTTCGCCGACCCGTCGGAGTACGGCTTCGAGAACGTCGCGCGAGGCTGCTGCGGCACGGGGCTCATCGAGACGACCGTCCTTTGCGGCATGGACGAGGCTTTCACGTGTCAGGATGCTGACAAGTACGTCTTCTTCGATTCGGTCCATCCTTCCCAGAGGACATACAAGCTTTTAGCGGACGAAATTATCAAAACTGCACTGCAAGAATTCCTAGTATGATATTTTGTATACCTACGATATATACTTAAAAATTAAGGAAATCAGATACCAATGGTAGGAAAGAGTAGATTTTGTGCAGATCCACCGTTGGTTTCCTGGATAACATGGACATCTTATATGGGAATTTTCTTTTACTTCAAGGGCAGTTTTAATCCAATAAAAGCATCTCTAGCCAAACTTCTAATAATTTAGCTCATTAAATTTCTAGCCAAACTTCTTTCTTGGTGGTTGCTATGGtagtgccggaggcaggtgacggccAATGGCGTCGAGCTCAGGGGATTCTTCGGTCTTGATTGTAATTTTCTTTCTTGGCAAGTGTTCCTTTGTGCAAAGGCAAGCGTTCAGTTTTCTTTTCAGTCTCCAGGTCGGTTTCTACGTGACTTGTACTATGatccttatgatataaatgagacacgtattatcatgAAAAAAAGAGTTGGTCTCCCAGTTACTAGTAGCGGTAGGAAATAGTAGATTTTGTGCAGATCCATCGTGGGTTTCCTGGGTAACATGGACGTCTTATATGtgactttttttttcatttcaagggCATTTTAATCCAAAACAAAAAAGGACATCTCTAACCGAACTTCTATAATTTAGCTCATCAAATAGCCCCTCAAACCTTGAGTCCTTCAATCCGAGGAGTTAAACAAAACAGTTTCTACCAGAACCCCTAAACTCAACTCACTAAAAAAACTTCTTCGTCAATTCCTCTAAGTTTTGCTTTACATATACTATATTTCAACTGTATATTTGCACACATATTAAATCCAAACTTGATAATGAAGGTTCACATAATTCACCAATATTACAAGTTTGAGGTTTACAAATGAAATTATTCAAATTCAAACACACAAAAGGaaagatcattttggagctaggtaTGAACTTCTCGGTTTTTGATACGTCGATGCGTTGCGAGGAATTTTTGTATCCTGTTTGGACGGTGTTCCGGCTCAACAAGATTCCCATTGGAGGTGTACCAAAAGTTCTCTGGCATGCCTCTCTCATTTCAATGATCATTTTATGCAAgatgatgcaacatgtcataattgCCATAGGACCTGTGGGTTCCAATACTTCGCAGGGCCACAAATAATGGCAAAGCACTTTCAAAGCATACTAAAAGCTCTGTCGACATCCTTTCTTGACGACTCTTGATGTATTGTGACCTCTTGTCGCCACGAGGACATGGGATTGTCATCACAAATGTGGCCCATGGAAGGATAGATGCCATCTGCAAGGTGGTAGCAAATACATCTCAACGTATTTATAAATTTTGTATGATTCATGCTACATTGCTATCAATTCTATACACTTCGGGCTTTTTTATCATTTTATTGGACTAAAATAGTAGTCAGTGCCCGGTGCCAGCTCATGTTTTTGGGTTTAAGAAAATCACCATAAAAAAGtccataaaaacaaaacaaaaataggtGAGGTGTTTTTGCATCGGAAGAAAACAAGTGGGGCAAGGCCCAACCCCCGTTGGGGCCCATAGGGCCAGCTCCCTTAGGAGGTGCCCTACTTACAGGGGGGCTAGGGGTGCCTACCACCTGTGGTGCTCCCTCCCAGGTGGATCCGATGCCCAATGGTCTATTTATATTCTAAAACTTTCATCCTAATTTTCGTGCATTTGTCCGCCGCCGCCACTTCGCGATTCCGAGGCGATGTTTGTTTCATGCCTGATTTGGTACTCCGTCAGAGGGGGATTTCATCTCCATCATCCCGAAGATCGATCCTCGCGCTCCAAGATGGGTTGTGAGTATTCCACCCCTGGACTATGGATTCATGGTAGTAACCAAGTTTTAATATCTCCTCTTGATGTGTTTAGATGTTCAATACAATAGCCATATGAGATGCCTTACATGATTATGGTTAATCTGATGTGTTCTTAGTGGGTGATGTTGATCATATGATGAATTATTCCATTATGTTGAGAATTATGGGTGTCATCTTGATTGATCTATAGATTTATATTTTTCTCTGGTTGCTTGTTTACTCTTGGC
This window of the Triticum aestivum cultivar Chinese Spring chromosome 5D, IWGSC CS RefSeq v2.1, whole genome shotgun sequence genome carries:
- the LOC123120754 gene encoding GDSL esterase/lipase At4g26790; translated protein: MSSQVVQYWPLILMHLLLSSSSGATAGKVPAIIVFGDSTVDPGNNDYIPTVAKGNFPPYGRDFEGGVATGRFTNGRLVTDFMSEALGLGTSVPAYLDGSYTVDQLASGVSFASGGTGLDAMTAKLASVISISQQLEYFKEYKERLKQAKGQAVADEIIAEALYIFSIGTNDFFVNYYVMPLRAAKYTPTEYATYLVGLAEDAVRHAYELGARKVMLSGIPPFGCVPAARTMNRDAPGECNEEYNRVAQSYNAGVRDAVVRLGAELAGARVVYLDVYDVPSAIFADPSEYGFENVARGCCGTGLIETTVLCGMDEAFTCQDADKYVFFDSVHPSQRTYKLLADEIIKTALQEFLV